In Tepidanaerobacter syntrophicus, a single genomic region encodes these proteins:
- the mraY gene encoding phospho-N-acetylmuramoyl-pentapeptide-transferase: MQNNFYAAAASYGMTILLGLWLIPVLHRLKFGQIVRTDGPLRHLEKTGTPTMGGIIFILPIAFCTLLFSGFSKDVLVVIASMICFGAIGFIDDFIKVAKRRSLGLGAKQKLALQLIFSLGLTSYVITNFKDPYNILMPFSHEMINLGFWYIPITMIIVIMGTVNSVNLTDGLDGLVAGVTAILTLMYTIFLVKNGYNSLTVPACAICGACLGFLVFNRHPAKVFMGDTGSLGLGGAIAAIAVLSRSHFYLAVFGIIFVVETLSVILQVISFKTTGKRIFKMSPIHHHFELCGWSEVKVVRTFWAATFIAGIIALLI, from the coding sequence ATGCAAAATAATTTTTACGCAGCAGCTGCTTCATACGGCATGACTATCTTGTTGGGTTTATGGCTAATTCCTGTTTTACACAGGTTAAAATTTGGGCAAATAGTTAGGACTGACGGACCTCTACGGCACCTTGAAAAAACCGGAACCCCTACAATGGGGGGCATCATTTTTATTCTTCCAATAGCATTTTGCACATTGCTTTTTTCAGGTTTTTCTAAAGATGTTTTAGTAGTTATAGCATCCATGATATGCTTTGGAGCAATAGGTTTTATTGATGATTTTATTAAAGTTGCCAAAAGAAGATCTTTAGGCCTTGGAGCAAAACAGAAACTTGCACTTCAATTAATATTTTCGCTAGGTCTTACAAGTTATGTGATTACAAACTTTAAAGACCCATATAATATTTTAATGCCTTTTTCTCATGAGATGATAAACTTAGGATTTTGGTACATTCCGATAACAATGATTATCGTTATCATGGGAACAGTAAACAGCGTGAATTTAACTGATGGTTTGGACGGCCTTGTTGCCGGTGTAACTGCTATTTTAACCCTTATGTATACAATATTTTTAGTTAAAAACGGTTATAACAGTTTAACGGTACCTGCTTGTGCGATATGCGGTGCCTGCCTTGGGTTCTTGGTGTTCAATCGACACCCTGCAAAAGTATTTATGGGAGACACAGGCTCTCTAGGCTTAGGTGGTGCAATAGCCGCGATAGCGGTGCTTTCGCGAAGCCACTTTTATCTTGCGGTTTTTGGCATTATATTTGTAGTCGAAACTTTATCGGTTATACTGCAAGTTATTTCTTTTAAAACTACAGGTAAAAGGATATTTAAGATGAGTCCTATTCATCATCATTTTGAGCTATGCGGATGGAGCGAGG